CTGACAGCTCACCAATCTGGCGATCTGAAAATGACGCCATCCCTGTTTTCATGAGAGCCTCTTGCGCGATATTCCGATCTTCTTTACTGACTTTTCCATACCATGGGATGTGCATATATCTTCCCATCAGAACTACGTCCCTGACGAGCACGGGAAAATCCCAATCGATTGATGACCGCTGCGGTACATAAGCAACTTCTTTACGGATCTGTTGAATCGACTGCCCGAAAAAAGAAACCTGTCCTTTGTATTTTTCAAGGCCAAGCATGGCTTTCATCAATGTTGATTTCCCTGCACCGTTAGGACCGATCACGCCGATAATCTGCCCACCCGGCATGGAGAACGTTACATCTTCAATGGCCTTATTGCGATGGTAATGCACAGTCATATGATTGACATCGATGACTGAATCATTCATCGTAATCACCCCTTACAATTGCACTTGTTTATAAAAGTTTCCCTTGTGCAACATTTTACTTTATCTCTATTATACGCCAGGTCTTATTAAATATCAATCGTTCAAAAACCATTCACTTCTGAATACGCATCTGTTTTAAGGATTCGTGAGACTGTATATACTTAAAAACCGGCAATCCTGATAAGGGGAGCCGGTTGAGTCCAACTTATTTTTGAGAAGCTATCTCTTCAAGCGTCGCTTTTAATGCATCATCAAACGTCCGTTTTCTCAACATCGCAATCTCCTCTTTGTATGGAGGGACGCGTTTTTTCTTATCTTCACCGACGTATGGTGTTTCGAGGATTTTCGGAATATCACCGAATGCCTCATGATGGAGAATACGGTCGATCGCTTCAAAACCGATATAACCAAATCCAATATTTTCATGACGGTCTTTGGAAGCTCCGCGTTCATTTTTACTGTCGTTGATGTGGAGCACCTTCAGGCGGTCAAGGCCGACAATGTCATCGAACTCCTTCAATACACCGTCAAGATCGTTTACGATGTCGTACCCGGCATCGTGCACGTGACAGGTATCGAAACAGACTGAGAGCTTTTCGTTATGTGTCACACCGTCGATGATCTTCGCAAGTTCTTCAAAAGAACGGCCGCACTCTGACCCTTTGCCCGCCATCGTTTCAAGGGCAATCTGAACATCGATATCCGGATCGATCACTTCATTCAGCCCTTCAATGATTTTGGCGATTCCCTGATCAGCTCCTGCACCAACATGCGCACCTGGGTGAAGGACAATCTGTTTGGCTCCAAGAGCTTCTGTCCGATCGATTTCACTTTTCAGGAAGTCGTCGCCGAGCTGAAATGTCTCGGGTTTCGTCGTATTCGCAATGTTAATTATATAGGGCGCGTGAACGACAATGTGATCGATGCCGTGCTGATTCATATGCGCACGGCCCGCTTCAATATTTAAATCTTCAATCGCTTTTCGCCGCGTATTTTGCGGTGCGCCCGTATAGATCATAAATGTTGTACTGCCATAGCCCGCAGCCTCTTCACTCGCTGCAAGGAGCATTTTTTTTCCACTCATCGAAACATGAGAACCTAACCACATTGTCATCACACCTTTTGCATTATTTCTTTCTGCTGTTGATTCTGCGATTTCGCTTCATTTCCTTTTCTGCTTTGAATTTCGCTTTCTTTTTGTAACCCGGCTTTACTTTTTTCGGTTTCTTCATGATTGCCTTTGCTTTACCGGTGAGTTCTTCATTTGATGAGACCTGACGTTCGCGCTTTTGAATCGTGACCCAGCGGCCCTTTTTAAATTCCCTATAGGAGAAATGAATACCTTTACCTTCAAGCTTTTCAATTGACGGTTGATCTGATCGGCCGAAAAACGTAATGGCCGTGCCGTCCCAGCCCGCACGCGCAGTACGTCCGACGCGGTGCACATAATATTCAAGTTCTTTTGGAATCTCGAAATTGATGATGTGGCTGACACCTTTAACGTCAATGCCCCTTGCCACAAGATCCGTTGCCACAAGATATTGAATCTCTGCGGTCTGGAGCTTTTTCAGAACTTTTTTACGCTGCCTTGGCTGTATATCACCATGAATACAGTCAACATTGAATCCCTCTGCGAGCATTCGTTTGAACACTTCATCAGCGGATTCTTTCGTATTCGTGAAGATGATCGCAAGAAACGGATTCAAGTCTTTTGCAATTGTCACGAGGATCTCTTTACGGTCTCTGTCCCTGTCCGGAATAAGCCAGTGGGAAATCTCCGAAGGTGCGCTCTGCTTCGGCTGGACCTCCACTTCCTTCGGAT
This genomic window from [Bacillus] selenitireducens MLS10 contains:
- a CDS encoding metal ABC transporter ATP-binding protein gives rise to the protein MNDSVIDVNHMTVHYHRNKAIEDVTFSMPGGQIIGVIGPNGAGKSTLMKAMLGLEKYKGQVSFFGQSIQQIRKEVAYVPQRSSIDWDFPVLVRDVVLMGRYMHIPWYGKVSKEDRNIAQEALMKTGMASFSDRQIGELSGGQQQRVFLARALAQKADIFFLDEPFVGIDMQSEEIIMSILRQLKSDGKTLFVIHHDLSKVEQYFDQLILLNRQLIRSGPVKDVYTPELLKKAYGGQAAVLPGNGNESFMVVSPS
- a CDS encoding deoxyribonuclease IV, with the translated sequence MWLGSHVSMSGKKMLLAASEEAAGYGSTTFMIYTGAPQNTRRKAIEDLNIEAGRAHMNQHGIDHIVVHAPYIINIANTTKPETFQLGDDFLKSEIDRTEALGAKQIVLHPGAHVGAGADQGIAKIIEGLNEVIDPDIDVQIALETMAGKGSECGRSFEELAKIIDGVTHNEKLSVCFDTCHVHDAGYDIVNDLDGVLKEFDDIVGLDRLKVLHINDSKNERGASKDRHENIGFGYIGFEAIDRILHHEAFGDIPKILETPYVGEDKKKRVPPYKEEIAMLRKRTFDDALKATLEEIASQK
- a CDS encoding DEAD/DEAH box helicase; the protein is MAHNFERFRLADYLIEALKDEGIDLPTEIQERIIPAVNKGEDVIGRSQTGTGKTLAFLLPLLTRLDPEKKETQIVITAPTRELASQLYDVCKRYASFSETTVTSQLIVGGTDRKRMLEKAKQRPHIVIGTPGRILDMMKEAALNPMTVSSFVVDEADQMLDMGFLEEVDRIASMMNENLQLLVFSATIPESLKPFLKKYMNHPKEVEVQPKQSAPSEISHWLIPDRDRDRKEILVTIAKDLNPFLAIIFTNTKESADEVFKRMLAEGFNVDCIHGDIQPRQRKKVLKKLQTAEIQYLVATDLVARGIDVKGVSHIINFEIPKELEYYVHRVGRTARAGWDGTAITFFGRSDQPSIEKLEGKGIHFSYREFKKGRWVTIQKRERQVSSNEELTGKAKAIMKKPKKVKPGYKKKAKFKAEKEMKRNRRINSRKK